A genomic stretch from Taeniopygia guttata chromosome 9, bTaeGut7.mat, whole genome shotgun sequence includes:
- the RNF228 gene encoding RING finger protein 228 — MAEPAQTGGVGQGGRREDEAAVAAPQAAAAPSSEDYECKICYNYFDLERRAPKLLECLHTFCQECLSQLHLRAAQHPPAAGAEPGPGRSPGASLACPLCRHRTALPDHRVHGLPVNTKLAAACPPQLRARDPVPQDRLPPLPPRRPPRAREAAAALAPPAPAPAGPRSSGGGYESCQSCKRAALSAGCVCVVVSFLSMVVLLFTGLIFVNQYGGDAAPGAAASPSPVGPICLSVASILALFSVVVTWLICWLKYRPEAGTGGAAANGSARGRAARRSDT; from the coding sequence ATGGCCGAGCCGGCGCAGACGGGCGGCGTagggcagggcgggcggcgggaggatgaggcggcggtggcggcgccGCAGGCGGCCGCCGCCCCCAGCTCGGAGGACTACGAGTGCAAGATCTGCTACAACTACTTCGACCTGGAGCGGCGGGCGCCCAAGCTGCTGGAGTGCCTGCACACCTTCTGCCAGGAGTGCCTGAGCCAGCTGCACCTGCGCGCCGCGCAGCATCCCCCCGCCGCCGGTGCCGAGCCGGGCCCGGGCCGCTCGCCCGGCGCCTCCCTGGCCTGCCCGCTCTGCCGCCACCGCACGGCGCTGCCCGACCACCGCGTCCACGGCCTCCCGGTCAACACCAAGCTAGCCGCCGCCTGCCCGCCGCAGCTGCGGGCCCGCGACCCGGTGCCGCAGGACCgcctgccgccgctgccgccgcgccgcccgccccgcgcccgggaggcggcggccgccctcgccccgccggcccccgcccccgccgggcCGCGCTCCTCGGGCGGCGGCTACgagagctgccagagctgcaagCGGGCGGCGCTGAGCGCCGGCTGCGTGTGCGTCGTCGTCTCCTTCCTCTCCATGGTGGTGCTGCTCTTCACCGGCCTCATCTTCGTCAACCAGTACGGCGGGGACGCCGCGCCCGGCGCCGCGGCGTCGCCCTCGCCGGTGGGGCCCATCTGCCTGTCGGTCGCCAGCATCCTCGCCCTCTTCTCCGTGGTCGTCACATGGCTCATCTGCTGGCTCAAGTACCGGCCCGAGGCGGGcaccggcggggccgcggccaaCGGCTctgcgcggggccgggccgcccGCAGGAGCGACACGTAG